A part of Desulfobacter sp. genomic DNA contains:
- a CDS encoding HAMP domain-containing protein, whose translation MKFSIRQKISFLFLIFMAVNSIIWFFNHYSNSAINSKLILIEKKRDLLDTVLEARRYEKNFFLRRDLQDLTQALAYIQKTAEKQALIEKEFPGIPSVRHRSRTIAAYQRNMKELHDLYHEDTSTQAHFNQVLKIQETATRLGRELTTDIEKFEKNERERVFELLDRSRGYLLASLFSLFILTISTAIFLVWKLNRPLKSIETGIKRIVNGEFDKIPEIKTGDEFESLAHSLNHMIQELDKRKKQLVQAEKMSSLGTLTSGVAHELNNPLNNISTSVQIIKEEIEEPDIEFKKTLLTQVEQEINRSRDIIRALLEFSRQSHFSIERVRFKNLIQSTMHLIAGEIPADIDVVIAVEEDLEGKMDPRRIQQVLLNLIINGFLAMDTGEGGRLTIGAFNDNDANNFVFKVSDTGRGIKKENLAKIFDPFFTTREVGKGSGLGLSIIHGIIEQHGGTIDVESSPGKGTTFTVSLPG comes from the coding sequence ATGAAATTCAGCATCAGACAAAAAATATCCTTTCTGTTTCTTATTTTCATGGCGGTGAACAGTATCATCTGGTTCTTCAACCACTACAGCAACTCGGCCATCAACTCAAAACTGATTCTCATCGAAAAAAAACGGGACCTTCTGGACACGGTGCTTGAGGCCAGGCGGTACGAAAAAAACTTTTTCCTGAGAAGAGACCTCCAGGACCTGACCCAGGCCCTGGCCTATATCCAGAAAACAGCTGAAAAACAGGCCCTCATCGAAAAGGAATTCCCGGGAATTCCTTCGGTGCGGCACCGGAGCCGGACCATAGCGGCTTACCAGCGGAACATGAAAGAACTGCACGATTTATACCATGAAGATACATCAACCCAGGCGCATTTCAACCAGGTCCTGAAAATACAGGAGACCGCCACCCGGCTGGGCCGGGAGCTGACCACCGATATTGAAAAATTCGAAAAAAACGAACGTGAGCGGGTCTTTGAACTTCTGGACCGGTCCAGGGGATACCTGCTGGCCTCCTTGTTTTCCCTGTTCATTCTGACCATTTCCACCGCCATATTTCTTGTGTGGAAACTCAACCGCCCCCTGAAATCCATTGAGACCGGAATCAAACGGATCGTCAACGGCGAATTCGATAAGATTCCGGAAATAAAAACCGGGGACGAATTCGAATCCCTGGCCCACAGCCTCAACCATATGATCCAGGAACTGGATAAGAGAAAAAAGCAATTGGTCCAGGCCGAAAAAATGTCCTCTTTGGGCACGCTCACCTCCGGGGTGGCCCACGAGTTGAACAACCCCCTGAACAATATTTCCACCTCTGTCCAGATCATCAAGGAGGAAATAGAGGAACCGGACATTGAATTTAAAAAGACCCTGCTCACCCAGGTGGAGCAGGAGATCAACCGGTCAAGGGACATCATCCGCGCCCTGCTTGAATTTTCCAGGCAGAGCCACTTTTCCATCGAGCGGGTCCGGTTCAAAAACCTGATCCAGAGCACCATGCACCTGATCGCAGGCGAGATCCCGGCGGATATTGATGTGGTCATAGCGGTGGAAGAAGACCTTGAGGGCAAAATGGATCCCCGGCGGATCCAGCAGGTGCTGCTCAACCTGATCATCAACGGCTTTCTGGCCATGGACACGGGAGAGGGCGGTCGCCTGACCATTGGCGCATTCAATGACAATGACGCCAACAATTTCGTCTTTAAAGTGTCCGACACGGGCCGGGGCATTAAAAAAGAAAATCTGGCCAAAATTTTTGATCCCTTTTTTACCACCAGGGAGGTGGGCAAAGGATCAGGGCTGGGCCTTTCCATTATCCACGGCATCATTGAGCAGCACGGGGGCACCATTGATGTGGAAAGCAGCCCGGGAAAAGGCACAACATTTACGGTCAGCCTGCCCGGCTGA